Sequence from the Methanosarcina siciliae T4/M genome:
AGAGGCGGGCAGACGTCGAGAGAGAGAGGCTGGCCCAATTGGAAAGAGAGAGAACTGAAGTGGAGAGACGGGTGGAGGCTGCCGGTAAAAAGATCCCGGACTTTTTGTCAGCAAACACGATAAAAACGGACAGGGTTGTCAATACAGCTGGAGAAGACCTCGGAAGGATTGATGAATTAATGATTGATCTCGATAACGGTAGGGTAGCGTATGCAGTCCTTTCTTTTGGCGGATTCATGGGTATGAGCGATAAGCTGTTTGCTATTCCCTGGAATTTCCTTACATACAGAGAGCATGAACATGCTTTTACCCTTGATATCCCCAGGGACGTCCTGGAAAGTGCAGAAGGATTTGATAAGAATACCTGGCCTCTGACTCGTGAAGAACTCTCCGATACCTACACTTACTACGGGTACCAGCCCTACTGGCAGAGAGAATTGGCGGAACGAGCCGGAACTCCCGGGGGGACAGAATCGGAAATGATGACCCGGGCAGAAAGAAAGAGGCGCGAACAACTAAAAACCGCAGAAGAGATAATGGCGCAGCAGGATAAAGAAAGAATAGAAAAGCAGGAAGCAACAGAGACAGACAAAGAGAAAAAAGAGAGGTTAGAAAGAGAACGTGTGGTCGCAGAAAGGAGGGAACACAAATATCAGTAATTAACACAAATATCAGTAATTGATACATTGGAGAGTACCGTATTTCTCCCTGAGTTTATATTCTGCGTATCAAATTTTCAGTCCCTGTTAAAAGCTGTGCCAGCAGGGACTTTTTTATCTCCACCGCATTACTGGGGCAGAGTTCCCGGCAGCAGTAACACAGGATGCATTTTTCCGGATTTATCCTGTAAGTTCCGTTTTTTTGCCGTTCCACCGCCTTGGGAGAACAGTTTAAATAGCAGGTCCCGCATTGAGTGCATTTTCTCTGGTTGATCCTGGGATAAATGGTATAATATCTGCCGAGGCTGCGTTTAAGAAAAGCAGGGGTTGTACTGACCCCTCCGCTTGATGGCTTGAATTTCATTTTGACTTCTTTTAATGGCTTTCCGACTACCACAGGGCACTGGTTCCCGAAGCCTTTCTTCAGGGCTCCTGCTGTAGTGGGGATTTTGATAGGGTCAAAACCGATCATTTCCGCTGCAACAATATCCAGGGAAACACAGTCCCTGCTTGCCAGAATTACTCCTGAGTTCACAGGTTCTCCGTGGGAAGGCCCGTTTCCCTCCATGCCCCAGACTCCGTCCATGACTGAAAAAGCGGGTTTGACAACAGAGTAAACATCGGCAACAGCTTCGCCAAAAAGTTCCCTTTTTCCGAGGAGGTGCATTTCTTTCCGGCATTTCAGGGGCAGAGCTCCGAAGAAATTCTTGACCGCACCCGTGTAATACGTAAGCTCATGGGTTTTCAGTTTCGGAAGGGATATTATGACATCAGCCTCAAGGACAGGGTTTGCAATATATAATTTCCGGAACTGAAGCGGTTCCGGGACTTCTATCAGGGTAAAGCCTGCAGTTTCAAAATTCACTACCTTTGCTCCGGCTTTTCGGGCAGCTTCTTCTATACCCGAAGTCTCCAGGGCTATTGCTGTAGCCCCGGGTTTTGATATGCCGGCTCCGTCTCCAACTATCGGTTTCCCTCCTGCGGAGAGCACGAATTCACACATTGCTGCTACAACCGAAGGATGGGTAGTTGTGGCAGCTTCCGGAGGGCTGGCTGCAAGGATGTTTGGCTTGAGAAGTACGCTGTCTCCGGGATCAATTATGTCTTCAACGCTTCCCAGAAGGTCAAGAGCTCCCACTATTGCTTTTTTCGTATCCGAATAATCAGGACAGGGGACTATGGAGACTTTGTTCATTGCTAATAAATAAGTGGAAATAATTATTGAATTCTTTTCCGGTTTCAGTTTATTCTCAGGTTTTCGGTTTCTGGATCTCTCTTTATAAAGGGTTTACCTGTTTTTCAGGCCCATTATTGAGTCGATTTCTTCAGCTATGCTTTCCAGTTCGTCGAGTATCCTTTCCGAGTCCTTCCTCATCTCCTTTACTGCAGCTTTCAAGCTCCCTCCTCTCAGGTAAATCAGGCGTTTTTTCCTGTAAAGGAGCCCGGAGTCATTGAGGTTCCGGAGATGATGGTTGACTCTTGAAATTTTTATCTCAAGGTCTTCAGCCAGAGCTTCCGAGGAGCTTATCCTGTCGTTTGAGAGTTTTTCAAGCAGGCTGAAGATTATCCTGTTGGCTGTGTTTTCGGTATCTCTGCCTGAAGAAAAGCCAAAGCTGTCACAGAACCAAAACAGATCTTCTTCAAGGCTCTTGATCTGGGGTTTTTCAATGTTTCTGAGGATAATCTGCTGAACCATCTTTATATTATTTTAGAGATTCATGTATATATAATTTATTTTGATCTATCGATATCATGTAGATTTTTTTGAAATTATTCTTATTTTACTGACAAAACACCTCTCGTTTCCCGGTAATTTTTAAATATAAGTTCTACATTATATGCAGATAGTTGGGCGTTTTAAGTCCAATGCATTCATCAATTTCCATGCTGACCTGTACCAGTGAATGTTCAGCTAATATTGAAGTCACTTACGCATAAGGAGGAACAAAGAGTGATTATCAGACCTATTGGCGAACGAGTCTTACTCAAACACCAGAAGAAAGAAGAAGTGACTAAAGGCGGGATCTATATCCCGGAGTCTGCCCGGCAGGAGAAAAAAGAAGGAATCGTTCTATCTGTGGGGACTTTCGAAGACGGAAAGGAGCTCCCCCTGAAAAAGGGAGACCACGTAATTTACGGGGGGTACCAAGCTGATGAGATTGAGATCGATGACGAAAAATATATTTTTGTTGATTTCAAGGATATCCTGGCAACCGTTGTTGAAGAATAATTTTGAATGAGGCCGCTTCTGAAATACTACCTCAGGTATCTCGCAAAGGTCAGGTAAACCCTGATCCGGATAAATCATGAATCAATTCAGTAAGAATGTTTGATCATAATTCAGGTGAATACAGATGGCTTCAAAGCAGATAATGTTTGATGAGGGCGCAAGAAAAGCCCTCTTAACCGGTGTAGATAAAGTTGCAAATACTGTTAAGATCACCCTGGGCCCCAAAGGTCGCTACGTTGTGCTGGACAAAAGCACAAAACCCGTGGTCACAAATGATGGGGTCACCATTGCAAAAGAAATAGAGCTCCATGACAAGTTTGAAAATATGGGGGCAAAGCTTGTCAAGGAGGTTGCTTCCAAGACCCAGGACAACACAGGAGACGGGACCACTACCGCTACCCTCCTTGCCCAGAGCATGATCCGGGAAGGTCTGAAAAACATCAGTGCCGGGGCAAACCCTATTGAGGTCAAGAAAGGGATTGAGCTTGCAACGGAAAAGGTTGTGGGGTATCTCAAGAGCAAGAGTGTGGAAGTCAAGGGCAAGGACAAGATCGTACAGGTAGCTACCGTTTCCGCAAACAATGACGAGGAAATAGGCAACCTGATCGCCGATGCTATGGAAAGGGTAGGCTACAACGGGGTAATCACGGTTGAAGACTCAAAAACGATGGAAACCAGCCTTGATGTGGTTGAAGGTATGCAGTTTGACCGCGGCTTTGTTTCGCCCTACATGGCACTTGATACTGAAAAAATGACCTGTGAATTCGAAGACCCCTATATCCTGATTACGGACAAGAAGATCAACAGCATGAAGCAGATCGTGCCCGTGCTTGAGAAGGTCGCTTCCGAAGGCCGATCCCTCCTGATTATTGCTGAGGACGTCGACGGGGATGCCCAGGCAGCTCTGATCCTTAACATCATCCGCGGATCCCTGAGAGTCTGCGCTGTAAAAGCTCCGGGGTTCGGAAACGAGAGAAAGGAGATGCTCGAAGATATTGCCGTCCTGACCGGCGGGCAGGTAATCAGTGAAGAGAAAGGCATGAAACTTGAGGAATTCAGTGATTACATGCTCGGGAGTGCCAGGAAGGTTACGGTTGACAACAATAAAACCATAATCGTGGAAGGCAGGGGCGATAAGGCAAAGATTGAGGACAGAGTCAGGATCATCGAAGCCCAGGTCAATATTGCCGAAGCCGACTATCAAAAGACAGGACTTAAAAAGCGCCAGGCAAAGCTTGGAGGTGGCGTTGCGGTAATCAAAGTAGGTGCTGCAACTGAAACCGAGCTCAAGGAAAAGAAGATGAGGATCGATGATGCCCTGAATGCTACAAAAGCCGCAGTTGAAGAAGGTGTGGTTACGGGTGGAGGAGTCAGCCTTTTCCGGGCAGCTGCAGTCCTTGATGACCTCGGCCTTGAAGGCGACAGGCAGGTGGGCGTAAAGATCGTCCGGAGGTCCATAGAAGATCCTGTCCGCCAGATAGCTGCAAACGCAGGCAGGGAAGGCGCCGAAGTTGTGGCAACCATAAGGGCCGAGTCCGGTGAGTGCTTCGGGTACAATGCAAAGGGCGACGTCTTTGAAGACCTCTTCGAAGCCGGCGTAATCGACCCGACAAAAGTGGTAAGAAGCGGGCTCCAGAATGCCGCCTCAATCGCAGGTATGGTGCTCACGACGGAAGCTCTTGTGACCGATTTTGACGAAGAAAAGGACGACAAGACAGCTGCAATCATTATCTGATTGCAGTATTTTTCTCATTTCCTTTTCTCTCTATTTTTTCTTTCCTATCCTTTTTTCCCTAATAAGGGCCGAAAACCTTTTTCTGTTATTGGCACATCATGTTTGTAAAAATATAATTCTCGATATCTATAACTACAGATCTATAGTTAATCTGTTCGACTCTCCTCTGGTCATTCATAGCCGCTCATAAACTCCTATCATCCACCAGTTTATTAAAAACGCTTCCTGCCAGAAAGGTGAAAGTAAATATGCTTGAAGTCTACTGTGATTCATCCTATAATAAAGGCGAAGATTCCTACATCGGTTGCGTGATGCTACGGGATGGCATGCAGCTTCATCAATCAACAACTAAAGTCCCGGATCATCCTCAGAACAATCTTGAATGTGAACTTGCAGCCCTTAACTTCGCGCTATCCCTTGTCAGAATTTTTTCAGCAGGCGATAAAGAAATCGTCATTTATAACGACTCGACTGAAGCCGTAAAAGATTTTCAGGGCAGGGTAAAGCAAGTAGAAAAGGCGTTTTCTGGGTCCAGGCTCAGCTTTGAGTATATCCCCCGGGAGAAAATGAACCAGGCAGCTGCAGACAGACTCTCTAAAAAGTTTCCTGTTTTTTTCTCGAGCACGTCCACATCTGAGGTGGAGTCTTTTTCGAGGCGGGAAGACGTTCTTTCAGATATAGCCCGGAATGGGAGCACCGTTTTTTATCTGGAAAAAGTTCCGGAAATGTCTACAAACAAAAAAACCTGCTACAGATTGATAGTTCGTACAATGGAAAAGATTCTTTCTGATGACCTGCTCTATCCGGTAAAAAAAGGAGGGCCGGGCACTCAGATCAAGGCTGTGGAACAGATTCGAAAAGACATTTCAAACCCTGAGGTTTTTTCTTCTCTGAAATCAAAAGGTGTCAGGTTTGAAAACTCCTACTTCCTGCTCACAGACGAAACCTGGGGGCTTCGGGGTACGGACAGTCAGGCTTACTCCATTCTGCCCTCTTCCATTCCCCACAGGGTCATATGCGATGAAGTGGACAGGTCACCCCAGAACCTTTTCAGAAGAGCCGAACGTTTCAGGTAATTATCCTACTCCTGAAACCCATTGATTGTAGCCCCTCTCTCCGGAATCCAACGCCGGCGTTGTAGAATTTGAAGTATTCTCTTTATATGTGTTATGCAACCCTTAAACCCAAATTTAACCCCTGAATATCCATGAAATCCATAGATTACAAAACACAGATTTTACTAGCAGTTTTCATAAGCTCTCTGCTCCTCGGAAACCTCCTGGGGAGCAAGCTAATTGAAATCTTCGGAATTGTAACCTCTGTCGGCTTATTCGGATATCCGGTTACTTTTCTTATTACGGATATAATAGAGGAAGTTAGGGGAAAAGAAATAACAAAGATTTTCGTACACGCAGGCTTACTTTCACTCTTCATTGCCGTACTTTTCGTCTTTGTAAGTACGGGCTTCCCTTCTTCCCCTCTGTATCCGCATAGTGAGGCTTATAATAGTGTTTTCTCAAACTCTCTGCGGATTATCCTGGCAAGTATGACCGCTTTTGTTATAAGCCAGTACCATGACCTCTGGGCTTTTAATTTCTGGAGGCAGAAGACAAACGGCAGATACCTCTGGTTCAGGAACAATCTTTCAACAATTGTTTCCCAGCTGATTGACTCCATTGTTTTCACGTTTATCGCTTTCTATCACGCCACTCCCGATCTTGGGGCAGTCCAGATTTTTTATATGATCGTGCCTCTCTGGGTCCTTAAAGTGGGTTTTGCTCTCCTTGATACTCCTTTTGTATATCTTGGAGTCCGGTGGCTTGCTTCAGAAAGCCCGGATGAAACGCCCTACCAAGGAGAAAACCGGGAGGCAGGCTCGGTTGACGGTTAAATATGGGCAATTCCTGAAATCAGCTTCGGCCTGGAAGTGACCTGGGAGTACATTTCCGTGCCTTGAATCCCAATGCTTATGGATATCCCCGTCCTATACCCTATATATTAACGGGGGTGCTGATTATGGCAGACCATCCTGAGATAAAAATAGGGCAGGCAAGGATTGATCTTCAAATTAATGAAGAAAATTCCGAAAAGGCTTATGAAAGAAAGGCTGAAGAGCAGGAAAAGTCAGGTAAGGAACCCAATAAAGGAGTTTCCTCTGAAGAATTCTGTATCTCCTGTATGGATATTCCTGAGGAACAGCGTAAGGGCATAACTCTGGAGATCCAGCAGGTAGCTGAAAGGCTTCTGAAAGCCCATGGGGTTATTAACGAACCTGGAGACCTTTTAAAGGGAGAGTGGTTCCTCAAACTGCAGAAGCCGAAGTTCGAAAAGAAACTGGTTCTTGCAAAATCCGGAGAGGAAGTCTTTATAGGCTTTTATAGCTATAAGGAGGAAACTCCTGTTCCCGATCCCAACTTCGTTTTGCTTTCTCAATACAGCGTCTGGTACCCGCAGAGGGTAGAGGAAAAATTTGAAGAAACGGTTGCTTCCTTCTTTACGGGAGCTTATGGAGATTACGATTTTCTCAATATCGTCCCTGAAAACGTTGAAAAATTCCAGGCTTTTCAGCGTGATTTTGCAAAAATGCTTGAAGACCAGGGCTGGGACGGCCCGGAAGTGGAGGTAGTTGAAAAAATAATGCCTAAAGATTAAGTTTCTCTGAAAACTTATGTTTCCCCAAAAACCCATGTATTTTTGAAAACTCAAATTTCCATAGTACCTCTGCCGTTCAGAGCTTTGGCTTTTTCTTTTAACCTTTTCCGAGAATTAATTTTTCGTCCCAACTTCTTCTAGGAATTTATTTCTCTTTTATGCTCTCTATTTCTAACTCTTTGTTTTTCCCACAGAATATTTAAATATTGAAAGCATACGCAGTTTCAGGTACATATTTAGTGATAGTATTTACTCAATGATGATACATATTTGACGATATTCCTTGCTTTTCCCTTGTGGTTTTTATAGTAATCGCTTTTCAGAAGGTCTTTTATGTTTTCGATAAATTCCGAATGCATCCTTTCAAAACAGTCCGAAGATATCCCTCCTTTCTATGTGATGGAAGTACTGGAAAGTGCCAAGGAGCTGGAAGCTCAGGGCAGGCATATAATCCACCTTGAGGTCGGAGAGCCTGATTTCCCTACAGCTCCCCATATATGTGAGGCTGCCTGTACTGCTATTGGAAAGGGACTTACAAAGTACACCCACAGCCAGGGGCTCCCTGCCCTCCGAGATGCAATAGTTGAATCTTACTACCGGAAGTTTGGGGTTGACCTTGACCCTAACCAGGTTATCGTTACTTCAGGAACAAGTCCCGGGCTCCTGATGGTTTTCATGGCTCTGCTTGAAAAGAGGGATGAGGTAATAATGTCGAACCCTCACTACGCCTGCTATCCTAATTTCGTAAAATATCTGGGCGGAACCCCCGTTTTTGTCTATACAAGTGAGGCAAACGGCTTTGCCCTTGAACCGGAAACCGTGAGGCAGTGCCTGAGCCCTAACACCAAAGCCATTCTTATCAACAGCCCTTCAAATCCCGGAGGGCATGTGATGTCTCCCGAAACTTTGCAGGGCCTTGCCGCAATAGCAGACGAAAAAAGAATTCCTATCGTTGCGGACGAGATTTACCAGGGCCTGATCTACAGCGGAGAAGAACACAGCATCCTGGAATATACCAAAAATGCCTTTGTCCTTAACGGCTTTTCCAAACTCTATGCGATGACCGGCTGGAGGCTCGGCTATATTATCTGTCCCCTTGAATGTGTGCGTGCGATCCAGAAAATTCACCAGAATTTCTTTATCTGCGCAAACTCCTTTGTCCAGGAAGCAGGTATCGCAGCCCTGAATGGTTCCCAGGAACATGTTGCTGAAATGGTCCAGATTTACAATATGCGTCGCCAGTACATGCTAAAAAGGCTTCTCGGTATGGGGCTTGAAGTTCTAAAAGAGCCAATGGGAGCCTTTTATGTCCTTGCTGATGCCCGCAAGTTCAACAACGATTCCCTTGAATTGAGCCGCAAGATACTCAATGAAGCAGGTGTGGCAGTGACTCCCGGCATAGATTTCGGAAACGGGGCAGAAGGCTACCTGCGCTTTTCCTATGCCAACAGCCTTGAAAACATTGCAGAAGGCATGGACCGTCTGGAAACTTTTCTGGAAAAAGAGCTGGATGGATGAGAAAGATGGATGAGAAAGATGAATGAGAACTCCCGGAATTCGGAAGCAATCAGTTTTTTCCAGGAAACAATCAGTTTCCGCTATTAATTTTTTAATTTCTTCTGGCATGAAAGTAATGTGATTTGACAGGTACTTTCATCCCTTTTTGCTTTTTATTTTTTTGTTTCCATGTTTGAAGCATTTCCATGTTAATTTGTTAGTCAACTTTTCCGGATAATCACTTTTGGGATCATCCTTTCTTTGCATCATTCTTTCTTTTTTATTGTATACTCAAAATCCGGTTCAGAAAGCTTTTCCAGTTCTACCAGTCCGTCAGAACCTGATAATTCTCCTTTTGTTTTTTCATTTGCGGGAACGGATTTTTTATCCTCTTCGACTGTTGTTTGTTTTGTACCTTCTGTTGTGGTTTCTGCAGTAGTTTTCGTTGTTTCCGTTGATGTTTCCTTAGTAGCTTCAGTTGATGTGTCTTTCGATGTTTCTACTGAGATTTCTGTTATGGTTCCTTCTATGCTATCTTTTTTGCCAGAATCGGGGATTCCGGTCTTTTCTTTTTCTTTCCCTTTTTCTTCTTTCTTCTCTGGCGTCTTCCGGAGTTTTTCGATTGCTGTACGGTCCACAGGGATTTTTTTCGGGGATTTGAACTTCAGCTTCTCGGGGTTTCTTTTGATATAAACACCCGCAGCCAGCAGAACCAGGGTTGCAGCAAGGTATGTAAGGAGACTGATGTGTAGTTTTTCCTCTATTAAAATTGAGGGATCATCGGAAGCATTGATTTCTTTTGAGACCGTGCCGTATCCGGTCTTTTTTATAGTCAGTTTGTGCTGCCTTCCTTCGGCGTTAAATACGACAGGGGTAACCCCTTTATATCCACCGTCAAGGTAGACCTTTGCTCCTGAGGGGCTTGAAGAAACGCTGTATGTCCACCTGCTTATCCGGAGCTTTTTTGAGATCGAATACGTTTCCCCGGCTGTAACAGTAACTCGCTCAAAGACGTCCTCATACCCGTCCTGCTTCAGCACCACTTCATAAAAACCGGAAGGAACGTCCTCTATCAGGGCCGGGGTTTTTCCCACAGGTATTTCATTTATATAGATCTCGGAGCCGTTCGGAACTGTTGTGATTTTGATATTTCCCGAGTCCCCTTTATCCACTACCGTGGAATTCTCAGTCTCTTTAACTGTGGAATTGCCCTGCCCGGGATCTGCGGCAGAGACGTCCGCAAATACGGGGCCGACGGCTAAAGTGAGTATCAGGAAGGAAAATACTGTGCAGATCAGGGCTTTTCTGAAAGCCACTGGTTTGAGGTCAGATTTCTTTTTTATACGGAACCCCTTCGTTTTGAATGATGACTCTTCTTTTTAAGTAACTGGTATTTATAACTCATCATTCTTTTATCTGCTAGAGGCATTTCATCTTCGAGGGCATTATCTGATTGAGCATTTTATCTTATTGAGCAGAATTTTTCCAGTCTCTTTTTACCCGTTAAATTCAGGTCATTATTTTTTCCATTGCCGTATCTGTCCTCTCCTGCTTGAAATCAAAAATGCTGCTCTGATTTCTATTCTCTTTTTCAGGACAGAATATCCCCGTAATCATCCAGGTTCCATATATAAAATGCGTCCCCATGATAAAGTAAAGTTCTTTTTCTTTAAGGAGTTCAAAGAGCTGCTCTCTGATTTTCTTTTTCACGGCTCCTGGAGCCCCTTCTCCCCTCACTATATTCCTTACGGTTTCGTTGAGTTCCCAATCGAGCAGAATAATTTTATGCCCCCTGCAGGCGTCTTCCCCCTCGCACCTGAAGATATATTTTACCTCTACAGGCATCGCGGCTTTTTCCCCTTTTTCGAGAAAATCCCCCATAAGGTTAAAGTACTGCTGCCGGTCACAGGTCTCAGTGCTGTTTACCTTAACATCCACATCCAGAAGCTCAGGCTTTACCACTCCCAGGCTTGCTCCTTCCATGTTCAGCCCTTCCAGGGAAGTCACTAGCGGCAGGATAAGCTCTTTCATTTCCCTGTCCTTTGCCGGCTTTTCCAGGTTTACGTAATCAAGGACTTTCCTGCTTTCCCACCTCAGGTCGTGCTCGGGCTTCGTAACCGTGACCTCAAGCAGGTCGTTCTTCCTGAAATCAACCAGTCCCTCACCGTACCTGAACCTGAGGGGGTAGAGCCTCAGGAGTTCTCCGGCTTTGTTGATGCCCGTAACTCCAACGGCATGCACGTACCCGTTTCTTCTGCTCTTCTCGGGGGTGGCTCTGACAAGGACCGCAATTTCTTCTTTTTCTCGCCTCAATGGGGTAACCTCAGTTGTTTTTGAGTGAATCTGGATAAAGGTTGGTTTTTGGGGATATTAACTCTTGAGGAAGCGGGGTGAAAGTGTTTTTTTCTTGAGAATGTTTTTTATTTGAATCTGCAACAAGTTAGATTATGTATAACAGGTTAGATCCAGATATCCCAAAAAGAGGTATTATCAAAAGAGGAATAAATATTAAGAGGACGCTACCTAAGAGGACGCTACCGGAATTAGTAATCTCTCCTGTAAAATGAAAAAGTCTTCTGAAAATAAAAATTAAAGAAAAGAAAAAATGTGGGGCTGGTGAGATTCGAACTCACGATCGACGGGTATCTCCGAACAACTGCTTTAACAGTTTTCTGGCGAGCATCTATCAGTGCTCCAACGGTTCCTCATCGTCCTGCCCCGTCGGGAAAGACTCGGTAGACCCGTTGTTCATCATTTATCCGCTGGAGCCCATCGCCATGCCGGGCTAGGCCACAGCCCCTTTACAAGGATATTGAAATAGCCTTTCTCTTTTAAATAGTTAACGGCAGGAACTAATGTTTCTGATGTCAGATTTCTAAGAATTATTATTTCTTTCTCACATCAACAGGTAATATATTATTCCTGCAAGAATTGCGAGCACAATTATTACAAAGGAAATATATCCGAGCAGGCGGACCGTGAAATCGTATGTGCTTACCTCGCCTGTCCATTTGCCTGTTCTCCGGCGGTCAAAGTATTTCATCCATTTCTTACTCAATTTCAAAGGTTTCAGGTCTCCCTTTTCATTTTTGTTCTATATCAGGGGTTTTACAAATAAATCTATTTATATGACTCTCTGAGAATCAAATTCCTGATTTGCCTGGTGCCTTCATGAAAATGAGAACAGGCCATGAATGGCTTCAATCGGTTCCAAATTCTATTTTTGTCTAAAAAAGTTGTGGAAAATGGATTGGAATTGAGAGGTAAGGGGTCCCTCTCAATTTTA
This genomic interval carries:
- a CDS encoding DUF362 domain-containing protein, with protein sequence MNKVSIVPCPDYSDTKKAIVGALDLLGSVEDIIDPGDSVLLKPNILAASPPEAATTTHPSVVAAMCEFVLSAGGKPIVGDGAGISKPGATAIALETSGIEEAARKAGAKVVNFETAGFTLIEVPEPLQFRKLYIANPVLEADVIISLPKLKTHELTYYTGAVKNFFGALPLKCRKEMHLLGKRELFGEAVADVYSVVKPAFSVMDGVWGMEGNGPSHGEPVNSGVILASRDCVSLDIVAAEMIGFDPIKIPTTAGALKKGFGNQCPVVVGKPLKEVKMKFKPSSGGVSTTPAFLKRSLGRYYTIYPRINQRKCTQCGTCYLNCSPKAVERQKNGTYRINPEKCILCYCCRELCPSNAVEIKKSLLAQLLTGTENLIRRI
- a CDS encoding protein kinase family protein, with the protein product MVQQIILRNIEKPQIKSLEEDLFWFCDSFGFSSGRDTENTANRIIFSLLEKLSNDRISSSEALAEDLEIKISRVNHHLRNLNDSGLLYRKKRLIYLRGGSLKAAVKEMRKDSERILDELESIAEEIDSIMGLKNR
- the groES gene encoding co-chaperone GroES, which encodes MIIRPIGERVLLKHQKKEEVTKGGIYIPESARQEKKEGIVLSVGTFEDGKELPLKKGDHVIYGGYQADEIEIDDEKYIFVDFKDILATVVEE
- the groL gene encoding chaperonin GroEL (60 kDa chaperone family; promotes refolding of misfolded polypeptides especially under stressful conditions; forms two stacked rings of heptamers to form a barrel-shaped 14mer; ends can be capped by GroES; misfolded proteins enter the barrel where they are refolded when GroES binds) — protein: MASKQIMFDEGARKALLTGVDKVANTVKITLGPKGRYVVLDKSTKPVVTNDGVTIAKEIELHDKFENMGAKLVKEVASKTQDNTGDGTTTATLLAQSMIREGLKNISAGANPIEVKKGIELATEKVVGYLKSKSVEVKGKDKIVQVATVSANNDEEIGNLIADAMERVGYNGVITVEDSKTMETSLDVVEGMQFDRGFVSPYMALDTEKMTCEFEDPYILITDKKINSMKQIVPVLEKVASEGRSLLIIAEDVDGDAQAALILNIIRGSLRVCAVKAPGFGNERKEMLEDIAVLTGGQVISEEKGMKLEEFSDYMLGSARKVTVDNNKTIIVEGRGDKAKIEDRVRIIEAQVNIAEADYQKTGLKKRQAKLGGGVAVIKVGAATETELKEKKMRIDDALNATKAAVEEGVVTGGGVSLFRAAAVLDDLGLEGDRQVGVKIVRRSIEDPVRQIAANAGREGAEVVATIRAESGECFGYNAKGDVFEDLFEAGVIDPTKVVRSGLQNAASIAGMVLTTEALVTDFDEEKDDKTAAIII
- a CDS encoding ribonuclease H family protein, whose product is MKVNMLEVYCDSSYNKGEDSYIGCVMLRDGMQLHQSTTKVPDHPQNNLECELAALNFALSLVRIFSAGDKEIVIYNDSTEAVKDFQGRVKQVEKAFSGSRLSFEYIPREKMNQAAADRLSKKFPVFFSSTSTSEVESFSRREDVLSDIARNGSTVFYLEKVPEMSTNKKTCYRLIVRTMEKILSDDLLYPVKKGGPGTQIKAVEQIRKDISNPEVFSSLKSKGVRFENSYFLLTDETWGLRGTDSQAYSILPSSIPHRVICDEVDRSPQNLFRRAERFR
- a CDS encoding queuosine precursor transporter, which produces MKSIDYKTQILLAVFISSLLLGNLLGSKLIEIFGIVTSVGLFGYPVTFLITDIIEEVRGKEITKIFVHAGLLSLFIAVLFVFVSTGFPSSPLYPHSEAYNSVFSNSLRIILASMTAFVISQYHDLWAFNFWRQKTNGRYLWFRNNLSTIVSQLIDSIVFTFIAFYHATPDLGAVQIFYMIVPLWVLKVGFALLDTPFVYLGVRWLASESPDETPYQGENREAGSVDG
- a CDS encoding pyridoxal phosphate-dependent aminotransferase, whose product is MFSINSECILSKQSEDIPPFYVMEVLESAKELEAQGRHIIHLEVGEPDFPTAPHICEAACTAIGKGLTKYTHSQGLPALRDAIVESYYRKFGVDLDPNQVIVTSGTSPGLLMVFMALLEKRDEVIMSNPHYACYPNFVKYLGGTPVFVYTSEANGFALEPETVRQCLSPNTKAILINSPSNPGGHVMSPETLQGLAAIADEKRIPIVADEIYQGLIYSGEEHSILEYTKNAFVLNGFSKLYAMTGWRLGYIICPLECVRAIQKIHQNFFICANSFVQEAGIAALNGSQEHVAEMVQIYNMRRQYMLKRLLGMGLEVLKEPMGAFYVLADARKFNNDSLELSRKILNEAGVAVTPGIDFGNGAEGYLRFSYANSLENIAEGMDRLETFLEKELDG
- a CDS encoding PEGA domain-containing protein, with the protein product MAFRKALICTVFSFLILTLAVGPVFADVSAADPGQGNSTVKETENSTVVDKGDSGNIKITTVPNGSEIYINEIPVGKTPALIEDVPSGFYEVVLKQDGYEDVFERVTVTAGETYSISKKLRISRWTYSVSSSPSGAKVYLDGGYKGVTPVVFNAEGRQHKLTIKKTGYGTVSKEINASDDPSILIEEKLHISLLTYLAATLVLLAAGVYIKRNPEKLKFKSPKKIPVDRTAIEKLRKTPEKKEEKGKEKEKTGIPDSGKKDSIEGTITEISVETSKDTSTEATKETSTETTKTTAETTTEGTKQTTVEEDKKSVPANEKTKGELSGSDGLVELEKLSEPDFEYTIKKKE